One Helicobacter pylori NCTC 11637 = CCUG 17874 = ATCC 43504 = JCM 12093 genomic window, GGAAAACCATAAGAACGGATAACCCCTTATTAGACGCTCGCTTTTGCGATAGCTTTTATCAACATAAAAACCCCAATATCGCTATTTTATCCAAGCGCTCAATTAGCCCCAATTCAAAAGTTTTTTCAGCGCCCAATCGTTTGGTTAATATTTTCAACAACCCTAAAGATTTACCCCTAGAGAAAGGGTTTAATTTCATTGAAGGGGGGTGGGGATTGTTTGAGAGCTTGAGGGACAAAATAGACGCACTGCTTTTGCATTCGCATGCGTCTATGATTAACGAAGCGTTTAGCACATTCGCTCTAAAAACCCCTTTTAAAGGGCGGTTGTTGCATGCGCAAATCTTAGAAAATGAAGCCCTTTTATGGATAGAAAACTCTTAAGATTATACCAGCCTTTAAACGCTTATTCTTACAACAGCGATTCGCTTTTTTTATACGATTTTTCACGCCCTTTTATCAAAAATAGTGGCGCGATTTTAGACATAGGATCAGGGTGTGGGGTTCTAGGCTTGCTCTGCGCTAGAGACAACCCGCTAGCGAGCGTTCATTTAGTGGAAAAGGATAGCAAAATGGCGTTTTGTTCCCAAAAAAACGCCCTTAAATTCCCTAACGCCCAAGCGTTTGAGAGCGATTTTTTAGATTTCAACCCCCCGATTTTGTATGATGTAATTGTGTGTAACCCCCCTTTTTATGCTTTAGGCTCTATTAAATCCAAAAACAAAGGGCATGCGAGGCACCAGAGCGAATTAGATTTCGCTTCTTTAGCGGCTAAAGTGAAAAAATGCTTGAAACCTAAAGGGTATTTTATTTTTTGCTATGAAGCCTTATCGCTTTGCTTGGTGATAGAGAGCTTAAAAAGCGTTAAACTCACGCTAGAGGCTTTAAGGTTTGTCCAAAGTTTTAAAGACAAAAACGCCCATTTGATGCTTGGAGCGGCTAGGAATAATTCCAAAAGCGCTCTAAAAGTTCTGCCCCCTTTAATCACGCACCATTCCAAAAACCAAAGCGACAACACCAAAGAAGTTTTAAGCATCTATCAAACTTGTAACACCTATTCTATCAAAGCGCCTTTAGATTGAGGATTAAAAATGAAATGTTCGCATTGCCAGTTGGAGTTTAAAGAAAGCGATCTTTTTAAAGAGACCATTAATCATAAAGAATTGCATTTTTGCTGCACGGGGTGCGCTAGGGTGTATGCGTTATTGTTAGATTTGAATTTAGAGAGCTTTTATGACAAATTAAACGATTCTACTTTAGCCCCCGTAACGCCCCAAGATTCAATGAACGCTTTGGAATTAGAACAAGCCCTTGAAGAAAACAATAAAAGCGATTTTATTCTCAATCTTTTGCTAGAAAAAACGCATTGCAACGCTTGCTTGTGGCTCAATCAAAAGGTTTTAGAGCGTTTAAGTGGGGTTAAAAAAGTGAGCGTGAATTTCACCACCCACCATTTACAAATCGTGTTTGACAAGTCCTTAAACCCTAAAGAGATCGTTCAAAAAATTGAGAGTTTGGGTTATGGGGCTAAAATCTATAATGCACAAAATTACACCCTAAAAGCTCAAAAAGAGCAACGCTCCTACTTGCTCACTTTGAGCGTGGGGTTTTTTGCCACCATGAATTTGATGTTTATTGCAATTGCCAAGTATGCGAGTTATGGTAGCGCGAGTTATGGTGGTGCGGGTTATGGTAGCGGCATGGATAAACTCATGCAAAGGAATTTGGATCTCGTATCGCTCTTTTTAAGCTTGTTGGTGTTAGTGGTGGTGGGGCGTTTTTTCATTAAGGGGGCGTTTTATGGGCTAAAAAATGGTGTTTTGGGCATGGATTTGAGCGTGTCTTTTGGGGCGTTATCGGCGTTTGTTTATTCTGTTTATGCCATGTTGGTGTCTCAAGAGACTTATTTTGAAGCGAGCAGCACGATTTTAACGCTTGTTTTTGGCTCTAAGTTTTTGGAATTAAAAGCCAGGCTGTTTGCGAATGAAAAATGTCTGGCCCTAGAATCGCATGAAATCCATAGCGTGATCGTTGTAGAAAATGGCAAGCAAACAGAAAAACACCCTAAAGATGTGGCGATAGGCTCTGTTGTTTGGGTGCCAAGCGGGGCTAAAATCGCTTTAGATGGCGTGCTTTTAGATCATGCGAGCGTGGATGCGTCTTTGATCAGTGGGGAGTTTAAGCCTTTGGAATTGGGGGTTAATGATCCAATTTTAGGGGGTTATGTGAATGTGGGCGTGCCTTTTAGCTATCAAGTGAGCGCTAATTTTCAAAACTCACGCCTTTCTGGTTTGTTAGAAACTTTAAAAAAGAGTTTTTTAGAAAAGCCCTTAATTGAGAGCAGCGCGAATAAAATTGCGGATATTTTTTCTAAAGCGGTGTTGTTTTTAGCCTTTGTAAGCTTTTTATTGTGGCAATTTGGTTTGGGGGGTGATTTTGAAAAAGCCTTAATGGTGTGTATTAGCGTGTTAGTCATCAGCTGCCCTTGTGCATTCGCCTTGGCTACGCCCATTGCGTTAGTGATAGGGGTGTTTAAAAACCCTTTAATCGTGTTTAAAGAAGCGTTGTTTTTAGAAACTCTGGCTAAAGTGAAAAAAATCTTTATAGACAAAACCGGCACGCTCACGCAAAAAGAAGTCCTTTTAAAAGAAAAAATCATTTATGAAGAATTTGATGAAAGGCTTTTAAAGAGCCTTTTAAAAGTGAGAGAGCATTTAGCCCATAGCGCGATTCTTAAATCCCTAGATGGCGATGAGGTTGATTTAGAAAAGATAGAGTTTTTCGCTCA contains:
- a CDS encoding tRNA1(Val) (adenine(37)-N6)-methyltransferase; its protein translation is MDRKLLRLYQPLNAYSYNSDSLFLYDFSRPFIKNSGAILDIGSGCGVLGLLCARDNPLASVHLVEKDSKMAFCSQKNALKFPNAQAFESDFLDFNPPILYDVIVCNPPFYALGSIKSKNKGHARHQSELDFASLAAKVKKCLKPKGYFIFCYEALSLCLVIESLKSVKLTLEALRFVQSFKDKNAHLMLGAARNNSKSALKVLPPLITHHSKNQSDNTKEVLSIYQTCNTYSIKAPLD
- a CDS encoding heavy metal translocating P-type ATPase, with product MKCSHCQLEFKESDLFKETINHKELHFCCTGCARVYALLLDLNLESFYDKLNDSTLAPVTPQDSMNALELEQALEENNKSDFILNLLLEKTHCNACLWLNQKVLERLSGVKKVSVNFTTHHLQIVFDKSLNPKEIVQKIESLGYGAKIYNAQNYTLKAQKEQRSYLLTLSVGFFATMNLMFIAIAKYASYGSASYGGAGYGSGMDKLMQRNLDLVSLFLSLLVLVVVGRFFIKGAFYGLKNGVLGMDLSVSFGALSAFVYSVYAMLVSQETYFEASSTILTLVFGSKFLELKARLFANEKCLALESHEIHSVIVVENGKQTEKHPKDVAIGSVVWVPSGAKIALDGVLLDHASVDASLISGEFKPLELGVNDPILGGYVNVGVPFSYQVSANFQNSRLSGLLETLKKSFLEKPLIESSANKIADIFSKAVLFLAFVSFLLWQFGLGGDFEKALMVCISVLVISCPCAFALATPIALVIGVFKNPLIVFKEALFLETLAKVKKIFIDKTGTLTQKEVLLKEKIIYEEFDERLLKSLLKVREHLAHSAILKSLDGDEVDLEKIEFFAHGLKANYHNETLLVGSLKFLNAMGVNIKAKESANIMVGFAKNKTLCALFILEERLKANAKEVVQALQNKGLELEILSGDNESSVKECAKKLGISKYHAHLTPEDKAQTISSYKGVCAMIGDGNNDALALKQANVSLGFEKSALSKSACDILLLEEDLSLLEKAFHNAQKVYQVVLQNIVLSLIYNAILIPVAMLGYINPLIASLSMSGSSLLVVLNSLRLKRS